The DNA region CGCTGTACGGGTCAAGGTCAGGGACTGGGGGGCGGCCCTGAACCAATTCTCAATCCTATTTGAAGGCCGGTTACCGGTTTACTGACAACTCAAACCCGGACCGTTTACACAAAATGCTTTACAGGCCCCAGCAAGCCGGTGAACAGTACCAGGCCCAGACCTTTGCAGATTTTCTTAAAATCCATTTTTTCTTCTCCTCCTTAGCTTTTACACAGCTGTTGTTCGTTGATGCCAAACTCACCCTGAATCTGACACCACCTTCATTCAAGCCCGGACTTAATGTCACAGCAACATCAACATAATGTAAAAACTGAAAAAGGATTTGTTAAAGAAATCTACGCTGCCCCGGATTAATGTTTTTCAAACTCCTCGCCGCAGGAACTGTCGGAAAGTTCTTCTTTTTCGCCAGCGCAGGTTACCGTCAGGCATTCGCCGGCATCATCGCCCTCAGCTGGATTTTCCGGGATTTCTTCGTCGGCCGAAAGCAACTCGCGCGCTCCGACAGAAATATCAATATCCTGTTCCAGGCTTCCACAAAACCATGACAGTTCAAGAGAAAAACGGCCTTATCCTTTTTCTCCCGGGCACTGATTTCGATCTCAACCGGATCGGACAGCTGCAGACTCAGAACCTGATCATCCTTTTCAATTCTGACCATCCCGGAGCGAAAAGCGGCGGCCAGATCTTCAAGTTTAGCCGCGGCTTCGGCCGGGGCCATGAACTTTTTCAAACTGAGTTTCTTTTTTTCCATGATCAATTCTCCTTTAATGATTTACCTGCATCAAGCTTCAATACCCATGGCTCACGCCAGGGACAACAAAATGCCTGCCAGACATTCGGCATCGAGCAACGAATCGCTATCCGGGCTTATAAGTTCACCCCTGATTACGATAATGCCGCGGCGGGCAAACTCGGCCTCATCGAGCTTGCCGCAATAGTTACAAGAGTGCTTATCCAGCAGGATAA from Pseudomonadota bacterium includes:
- a CDS encoding amphi-Trp domain-containing protein, translated to MEKKKLSLKKFMAPAEAAAKLEDLAAAFRSGMVRIEKDDQVLSLQLSDPVEIEISAREKKDKAVFLLNCHGFVEAWNRILIFLSERASCFRPTKKSRKIQLRAMMPANA